One part of the Pristis pectinata isolate sPriPec2 chromosome 17, sPriPec2.1.pri, whole genome shotgun sequence genome encodes these proteins:
- the denr gene encoding density-regulated protein, whose protein sequence is MATTENAESENKREEKPISNKVHCPLKVLYCGICSLPTEYCEYMPQYTKCRQWLEKNCPEEFAKLSIDQSPQQDSGGGEPPSGEEEEKKKQRRGGRGIIKQKKKTAPQKVTIAKIPRAKKKYVTRVCGLATFEIELKEAQRFFAQKFSCGASVTGEDEITIQGDVTDDIMDVIQEKWPEVDDDSIEDLGEVKK, encoded by the exons ATGGCCACTACTGAAAATGCTGAGTcagaaaacaaaagggaagaaaaaCCAATCAGCAATAAGGTGCACTGTCCATTAAAAGTACTCTACTGTGGAA TCTGTTCATTGCCAACAGAG tattGTGAATATATGCCCCAGTATACCAAGTGCAGACAATGGCTGGAGAAGAACTGTCCAGAGGAATTTGCAAAACTCAGTATAG atcagTCCCCACAACAGGATTCAGGAGGAGGAGAGCCACCAtctggagaggaggaagaaaagaaaaaacaaagacgAG GTGGCAGAGgtataattaaacaaaaaaagaagACAGCCCCCCAAAAGGTTACAATAGCAAAAATTCCAAGAGCAAAAAAGAAATACGTAACAAGAGTCTGTGGCCTTGCAACTTTTG AGATTGAACTTAAAGAAGCCCAGCGATTCTTTGCTCAGAAGTTCTCTTGTGGAGCATCAGTTACAGGAGAAGATGAAATCACAATTCAGGGTGATGTTACGGATGATATTATGGATGTTATTCAAGAGAAATGGCCAGAG GTGGATGATGACTCCATTGAAGATCTTGGAGAAGTGAAGAAGTGA